The following coding sequences are from one Nicotiana tomentosiformis chromosome 3, ASM39032v3, whole genome shotgun sequence window:
- the LOC104092530 gene encoding uncharacterized protein, with the protein MAIDMISEAPSLATSPRISFSHNLCHKDIAATTNASSDFNSEFDFCISSSTDTETSSADELFSDGLIRPLQLQEKFVTSSKQFPLSKTQTLFNSLPPLPVSSSENEVSKQEIKSEQQQKNLSNSNSFWGIKRSSSVHCVNTHKKSSFWSLPLLSRSNSTGSVPNSKQSVQKQSSAQWKQMKNSSSSAAASFYTSQKPPLRKNYGNAIRISPILNVPFGLGSLFCNGKDNKKSKK; encoded by the coding sequence ATGGCCATTGATATGATCTCTGAAGCTCCAAGTTTAGCCACAAGTCCAAGAATCTCTTTTTCCCATAATCTTTGCCACAAAGATATTGCTGCCACTACTAATGCCAGTAGTGATTTTAATTCTGAATTCGATTTCTGTATTAGCAGTAGCACTGATACAGAAACTTCTTCAGCAGATGAGCTGTTTTCAGATGGCCTAATTCGCCCTCTTCAACTTCAAGAAAAGTTTGTCACTTCTTCGAAACAGTTTCCTCTATCAAAGACTCAAACTTTATTTAATTCACTTCCGCCCCTTCCAGTTTCCTCATCAGAAAATGAAGTTTCAAAGCAAGAAATCAAATCAGAGCAGCAACAAAAGAATCTGTCTAATTCTAATTCCTTTTGGGGTATTAAGAGAAGCAGTAGTGTTCATTGTGTTAATACACATAAGAAAAGCTCATTTTGGTCATTGCCTTTATTATCCCGCAGCAATTCTACTGGTTCAGTTCCTAATTCAAAGCAATCAGTACAGAAACAGAGTAGTGCGCAATGGAAACAAATGAAGAATTCATCATCATCAGCAGCAGCTAGTTTTTATACTTCTCAAAAGCCACCTTTGAGAAAGAATTATGGTAATGCTATTCGGATTAGTCCAATTCTGAATGTCCCATTTGGATTGGGGTCTCTGTTTTGCAATGGGAAAGATAATAAGAAGAGTAAGAAATGA
- the LOC104092531 gene encoding AMSH-like ubiquitin thioesterase 1 isoform X3 codes for MMTRSSSGQINIEARTKKLDVDNRISLRIYYRIADNVLKQADIFRAEGDVIDLYVMLLRFSSLVSETIPCHRDYRASLLSNKIYLKKRLLNAVAELEQLKPIVQQKLEELNRKSTYQVNKGNNHHQNNLLGFSGEFYPANKQNPKACGTTKVVAPVRDFVSQVPRTQQFLLVKPVNEQMRHLSLSIPRPKEETLTRHSILGPNGLRGQWQPPASDRGVSYPSNVDFTPVLIPRENRLLQPLENESLDKKDDVSSECGKPCLESTLPVDSDKPVLRLEEPASLISFDTEEIPLQSEIIRQPSPPPVLAEVQDLMPPASSPVDEVECGLVKSSPDGLICSEEPLQLHISTSLMDAFMKLAKSNTNKNLETCGVLAGSLKNRRFYVTALIIPKQESTSDSCQTTNEEEIFEVQDKQSLFPLGWIHTHPTQSCFMSSIDVHTQYSYQIMLPEAIAIVMAPRDSSSFMVLKFQ; via the exons ATGATGACGCGGTCGTCTTCTGGTCAAATCAACATCGAGGCGCGTACGAAGAAACTCGATGTAGATAATCGAATCTCTCTGAGAATTTACTATCGGATCGCTGATAATGTCCTCAAACAG GCTGACATTTTCCGCGCAGAGGGAGACGTCATAGATTTATATGTCATGCTTCTTAGATTCTCAAG TTTGGTCTCTGAGACAATACCATGCCATCGAGATTATCGAGCATCACTGCTGAGCAACAAAATTTATCTAAAAAAG AGATTACTAAATGCTGTGGCTGAGCTTGAGCAACTGAAGCCAATAGTTCAACAGAAACTCGAGGAGCTAAATAGAAAAAGCACATATCAAGTGAATAAGGGGAACAATCATCATCAAAATAATCTTTTAGGATTCTCAGGAGAGTTTTATCCAGCCAATAAGCAAAACCCTAAGGCTTGTGGAACAACTAAG GTAGTAGCACCAGTTCGAGATTTTGTGTCTCAAGTCCCAAGAACCCAGCAGTTTTTGCTTGTGAAGCCAGTAAATGAGCAGATGCGCCATTT GTCACTTAGTATACCGcgaccaaaggaagaaactctgACCAGACATTCTATCCTGGGTCCAAATGGACTTCGAGGACAGTGGCAACCTCCAGCTAGTGACAGAGGG GTGTCTTATCCAAGTAATGTTGACTTCACTCCTGTTCTAATCCCCAG GGAAAACAGGCTCCTGCAGCCTCTAGAAAATGAATCCTTGGATAAAAAGGATGACGTCAGTTCAGAATGTGGAAAACCATGTCTGGAATCTACGTTACCGGTAGATAGTGACAAGCCAGTGCTTCGTCTTGAAGAACCTGCTTCATTGATTTCCTTTGATACAGAAGAAATCCCTCTACAATCAGAAATCATTAGACAACCGTCTCCTCCACCTGTTCTTGCAGAGGTACAAGATTTGATGCCACCTGCATCATCTCCAGTCGATGAGGTGGAATGTGGATTGGTTAAATCATCACCTGATGGCCTAATCTGCTCTGAAGAACCATTGCAATTGCACATT TCAACATCTCTGATGGATGCATTCATGAAGCTAGCCAAGTCCAATACTAACAAAAATCTGGAAACCTGTGGTGTTCTTGCTGGATCACTT AAAAACCGAAGATTTTATGTCACAGCTCTCATCATTCCCAAGCAGGAATCGACATCAGATTCG TGTCAAACTACAAATGAGGAGGAAATATTTGAAGTTCAAGATAAGCAATCACTCTTTCCCCTTGGGTGGATTCAT ACACATCCAACGCAATCATGTTTCATGTCATCCATTGATGTTCATACCCAGTACTCATATCAG ATCATGTTGCCTGAAGCTATTGCAATTGTAATGGCCCCAAGAGACAGTTCAAG CTTTATGGTGCTCAAATTCCAATGA
- the LOC104092531 gene encoding AMSH-like ubiquitin thioesterase 1 isoform X1, with amino-acid sequence MMTRSSSGQINIEARTKKLDVDNRISLRIYYRIADNVLKQADIFRAEGDVIDLYVMLLRFSSLVSETIPCHRDYRASLLSNKIYLKKRLLNAVAELEQLKPIVQQKLEELNRKSTYQVNKGNNHHQNNLLGFSGEFYPANKQNPKACGTTKVVAPVRDFVSQVPRTQQFLLVKPVNEQMRHLSLSIPRPKEETLTRHSILGPNGLRGQWQPPASDRGVSYPSNVDFTPVLIPRENRLLQPLENESLDKKDDVSSECGKPCLESTLPVDSDKPVLRLEEPASLISFDTEEIPLQSEIIRQPSPPPVLAEVQDLMPPASSPVDEVECGLVKSSPDGLICSEEPLQLHISTSLMDAFMKLAKSNTNKNLETCGVLAGSLKNRRFYVTALIIPKQESTSDSCQTTNEEEIFEVQDKQSLFPLGWIHTHPTQSCFMSSIDVHTQYSYQIMLPEAIAIVMAPRDSSRTHGIFRLTNPGGMTVIRQCPRRGFHPHDPPPDGSPIYKHCTDVYMDSKLKFDVIDLR; translated from the exons ATGATGACGCGGTCGTCTTCTGGTCAAATCAACATCGAGGCGCGTACGAAGAAACTCGATGTAGATAATCGAATCTCTCTGAGAATTTACTATCGGATCGCTGATAATGTCCTCAAACAG GCTGACATTTTCCGCGCAGAGGGAGACGTCATAGATTTATATGTCATGCTTCTTAGATTCTCAAG TTTGGTCTCTGAGACAATACCATGCCATCGAGATTATCGAGCATCACTGCTGAGCAACAAAATTTATCTAAAAAAG AGATTACTAAATGCTGTGGCTGAGCTTGAGCAACTGAAGCCAATAGTTCAACAGAAACTCGAGGAGCTAAATAGAAAAAGCACATATCAAGTGAATAAGGGGAACAATCATCATCAAAATAATCTTTTAGGATTCTCAGGAGAGTTTTATCCAGCCAATAAGCAAAACCCTAAGGCTTGTGGAACAACTAAG GTAGTAGCACCAGTTCGAGATTTTGTGTCTCAAGTCCCAAGAACCCAGCAGTTTTTGCTTGTGAAGCCAGTAAATGAGCAGATGCGCCATTT GTCACTTAGTATACCGcgaccaaaggaagaaactctgACCAGACATTCTATCCTGGGTCCAAATGGACTTCGAGGACAGTGGCAACCTCCAGCTAGTGACAGAGGG GTGTCTTATCCAAGTAATGTTGACTTCACTCCTGTTCTAATCCCCAG GGAAAACAGGCTCCTGCAGCCTCTAGAAAATGAATCCTTGGATAAAAAGGATGACGTCAGTTCAGAATGTGGAAAACCATGTCTGGAATCTACGTTACCGGTAGATAGTGACAAGCCAGTGCTTCGTCTTGAAGAACCTGCTTCATTGATTTCCTTTGATACAGAAGAAATCCCTCTACAATCAGAAATCATTAGACAACCGTCTCCTCCACCTGTTCTTGCAGAGGTACAAGATTTGATGCCACCTGCATCATCTCCAGTCGATGAGGTGGAATGTGGATTGGTTAAATCATCACCTGATGGCCTAATCTGCTCTGAAGAACCATTGCAATTGCACATT TCAACATCTCTGATGGATGCATTCATGAAGCTAGCCAAGTCCAATACTAACAAAAATCTGGAAACCTGTGGTGTTCTTGCTGGATCACTT AAAAACCGAAGATTTTATGTCACAGCTCTCATCATTCCCAAGCAGGAATCGACATCAGATTCG TGTCAAACTACAAATGAGGAGGAAATATTTGAAGTTCAAGATAAGCAATCACTCTTTCCCCTTGGGTGGATTCAT ACACATCCAACGCAATCATGTTTCATGTCATCCATTGATGTTCATACCCAGTACTCATATCAG ATCATGTTGCCTGAAGCTATTGCAATTGTAATGGCCCCAAGAGACAGTTCAAG AACTCATGGAATATTCCGATTGACGAATCCGGGTGGTATGACAGTAATACGACAATGTCCGAGGCGTGGTTTTCATCCACATGACCCCCCTCCTGATGGTAGCCCAATTTATAAGCATTGTACAGATGTCTATATGGATTCTAAATTGAAGTTCGATGTCATTGATCTTCGATGA
- the LOC104092531 gene encoding AMSH-like ubiquitin thioesterase 1 isoform X2 — translation MMTRSSSGQINIEARTKKLDVDNRISLRIYYRIADNVLKQADIFRAEGDVIDLYVMLLRFSSLVSETIPCHRDYRASLLSNKIYLKKRLLNAVAELEQLKPIVQQKLEELNRKSTYQVNKGNNHHQNNLLGFSGEFYPANKQNPKACGTTKVVAPVRDFVSQVPRTQQFLLVKPVNEQMRHLSLSIPRPKEETLTRHSILGPNGLRGQWQPPASDRGVSYPSNVDFTPVLIPRLLQPLENESLDKKDDVSSECGKPCLESTLPVDSDKPVLRLEEPASLISFDTEEIPLQSEIIRQPSPPPVLAEVQDLMPPASSPVDEVECGLVKSSPDGLICSEEPLQLHISTSLMDAFMKLAKSNTNKNLETCGVLAGSLKNRRFYVTALIIPKQESTSDSCQTTNEEEIFEVQDKQSLFPLGWIHTHPTQSCFMSSIDVHTQYSYQIMLPEAIAIVMAPRDSSRTHGIFRLTNPGGMTVIRQCPRRGFHPHDPPPDGSPIYKHCTDVYMDSKLKFDVIDLR, via the exons ATGATGACGCGGTCGTCTTCTGGTCAAATCAACATCGAGGCGCGTACGAAGAAACTCGATGTAGATAATCGAATCTCTCTGAGAATTTACTATCGGATCGCTGATAATGTCCTCAAACAG GCTGACATTTTCCGCGCAGAGGGAGACGTCATAGATTTATATGTCATGCTTCTTAGATTCTCAAG TTTGGTCTCTGAGACAATACCATGCCATCGAGATTATCGAGCATCACTGCTGAGCAACAAAATTTATCTAAAAAAG AGATTACTAAATGCTGTGGCTGAGCTTGAGCAACTGAAGCCAATAGTTCAACAGAAACTCGAGGAGCTAAATAGAAAAAGCACATATCAAGTGAATAAGGGGAACAATCATCATCAAAATAATCTTTTAGGATTCTCAGGAGAGTTTTATCCAGCCAATAAGCAAAACCCTAAGGCTTGTGGAACAACTAAG GTAGTAGCACCAGTTCGAGATTTTGTGTCTCAAGTCCCAAGAACCCAGCAGTTTTTGCTTGTGAAGCCAGTAAATGAGCAGATGCGCCATTT GTCACTTAGTATACCGcgaccaaaggaagaaactctgACCAGACATTCTATCCTGGGTCCAAATGGACTTCGAGGACAGTGGCAACCTCCAGCTAGTGACAGAGGG GTGTCTTATCCAAGTAATGTTGACTTCACTCCTGTTCTAATCCCCAG GCTCCTGCAGCCTCTAGAAAATGAATCCTTGGATAAAAAGGATGACGTCAGTTCAGAATGTGGAAAACCATGTCTGGAATCTACGTTACCGGTAGATAGTGACAAGCCAGTGCTTCGTCTTGAAGAACCTGCTTCATTGATTTCCTTTGATACAGAAGAAATCCCTCTACAATCAGAAATCATTAGACAACCGTCTCCTCCACCTGTTCTTGCAGAGGTACAAGATTTGATGCCACCTGCATCATCTCCAGTCGATGAGGTGGAATGTGGATTGGTTAAATCATCACCTGATGGCCTAATCTGCTCTGAAGAACCATTGCAATTGCACATT TCAACATCTCTGATGGATGCATTCATGAAGCTAGCCAAGTCCAATACTAACAAAAATCTGGAAACCTGTGGTGTTCTTGCTGGATCACTT AAAAACCGAAGATTTTATGTCACAGCTCTCATCATTCCCAAGCAGGAATCGACATCAGATTCG TGTCAAACTACAAATGAGGAGGAAATATTTGAAGTTCAAGATAAGCAATCACTCTTTCCCCTTGGGTGGATTCAT ACACATCCAACGCAATCATGTTTCATGTCATCCATTGATGTTCATACCCAGTACTCATATCAG ATCATGTTGCCTGAAGCTATTGCAATTGTAATGGCCCCAAGAGACAGTTCAAG AACTCATGGAATATTCCGATTGACGAATCCGGGTGGTATGACAGTAATACGACAATGTCCGAGGCGTGGTTTTCATCCACATGACCCCCCTCCTGATGGTAGCCCAATTTATAAGCATTGTACAGATGTCTATATGGATTCTAAATTGAAGTTCGATGTCATTGATCTTCGATGA
- the LOC138908570 gene encoding uncharacterized protein translates to MFLYKNFKGFGIPKWTNPLNHLAYADDTVIFSFVDPYFLKKVVDVLTNYEQISTQLINKSKSSYYMHTKVSRNLQETIGSITGFQKGTFSFTYLRCPMFYIGRRKDYWNDLTKKVKERLHSYKGKLLSFGGKPTLIISVLQSLPTHILSVLDPPNNVLEQLHKMFARFLWISTDEGRNWHRTK, encoded by the coding sequence ATGTTCTTATACAAGAATTTCAAAGGATTTGGAATTCCCAAATGGACAAATCCATTAAACCATTTGGCTTACGCAGATGACACTGTAATCTTTTCATTTGTTGATCCTTACTTTTTGAAAAAAGTAGTTGACGTGCTTACAAACTACGAACAAATTTCTACACAATTGATTAATAAGTCAAAGAGCTCTTACTACATGCATACAAAGGTGTCAAGGAATTTGCAGGAAACAATTGGTTCTATCACTGGCTTCCAAAAAGGAACATTCTCATTCACTTACCTAAGGTGTCCAATGTTTTACATAGGGAGAAGGAAGGATTACTGGAACGACCTCACTAAGAAGGTGAAAGAAAGGCTACACTCTTACAAGGGGAAACTGTTGTCTTTTGGAGGCAAACCAACACTTATAATTAGTGTGCTTCAGAGTTTACCTACTCACATACTTTCAGTCTTGGATCCTCCTAACAATGTTCTTGAACAGTTACACAAGATGTTTGCTAGATTCCTTTGGATTTCCACTGATGAGGGAAGAAATTGGCACCGGACAAAATGA